Proteins encoded by one window of Pseudomonadota bacterium:
- the yidD gene encoding membrane protein insertion efficiency factor YidD produces MKKILVVLIRAYQVALSPLIPPSCRFTPTCSRYAIEAINVHGAWRGMYLTLRRLLRCHPFHPGGYDPVCRECVSHGKNEG; encoded by the coding sequence GTGAAAAAAATATTAGTTGTCCTTATCAGAGCCTATCAGGTGGCTCTTTCTCCTTTGATTCCGCCTAGTTGTAGATTTACCCCCACGTGTTCCCGGTATGCTATTGAAGCCATAAATGTACATGGCGCCTGGCGAGGTATGTATCTGACTCTGCGCCGGCTCCTTCGCTGTCATCCTTTTCATCCAGGCGGTTATGATCCGGTCTGCCGGGAATGTGTATCTCATGGGAAAAATGAGGGATGA
- the rnpA gene encoding ribonuclease P protein component: MSQKLPKSSLLRKPWQYREVYRDGIRLKTKDLSLIFLASSHETSRLGISVHGIRKATKRNRIKRIIREFFRLHRSTILPATDIVFAVRSGFMPDSPSDVKNAVQAMTRQPRSKAFSF, translated from the coding sequence ATGAGTCAGAAACTTCCAAAATCATCCCTGCTCCGAAAACCCTGGCAGTACAGAGAGGTGTACCGGGACGGCATACGGCTTAAAACCAAGGATTTGAGCCTCATTTTTCTTGCAAGCAGCCATGAGACGAGCCGACTGGGCATCAGTGTACACGGAATCAGAAAGGCGACAAAAAGAAACAGGATTAAGAGGATAATCAGAGAGTTTTTCAGGTTGCATAGGAGCACCATATTACCGGCGACAGATATCGTTTTTGCTGTCAGAAGCGGGTTCATGCCAGATTCACCTTCAGATGTAAAAAATGCGGTTCAGGCCATGACAAGACAACCCCGCAGTAAAGCATTTTCATTTTGA